Proteins from a genomic interval of Halopseudomonas litoralis:
- a CDS encoding single-stranded DNA-binding protein, with amino-acid sequence MSTHFIGEGNIGSAPEYREFQNGNEEPRRLLRLNVYFDNPVPKKDGGFEDRGGYWAPVELWHREAESWATLYKKSMRVLVEGRTVRDEWEDADDNERVTFKIEARRVGILPYRLESVRTSAKPASNEAPPEDE; translated from the coding sequence ATGAGTACTCACTTTATTGGCGAAGGTAATATTGGCTCTGCGCCGGAATACCGGGAGTTTCAGAACGGCAATGAAGAGCCGCGGCGGTTACTGCGCCTGAATGTCTACTTCGATAATCCGGTGCCGAAGAAGGACGGCGGCTTTGAAGATCGGGGAGGGTATTGGGCACCCGTGGAACTGTGGCATCGCGAGGCGGAGAGTTGGGCCACTCTGTACAAGAAGAGCATGCGTGTGTTGGTGGAAGGGCGCACCGTGCGCGATGAGTGGGAGGATGCTGACGACAACGAGCGAGTGACCTTCAAAATCGAGGCGCGGCGCGTTGGTATTCTGCCGTACCGGCTGGAGTCGGTCAGAACCAGTGCCAAGCCGGCCAGCAACGAAGCGCCTCCCGAGGACGAGTAG
- a CDS encoding PFL_4669 family integrating conjugative element protein, protein MANNESLQLNLGSLRSAMSLTLHTHHASRIWHGRAAGEGRPAIVGLNGFIAVMNKMKRGAEQDDPYSDWWMLRIEDKLSQTGTTLKTLREQVDQALDGVPPALSLGENLNVQPVKLPLFVNAQLGFAAVYLLADYDDIARKLILAHHTALIDRSTLERWLNDGAHSLRSLFSLAQHYRYSGCTRDDFATRNAAARAALDKFGELPQEVMEGTHRSRFAPVIARRSASVSKTETALAEPEDNNDTSEVNEDNNETEEVPDLAELDADSSVNNEEEPT, encoded by the coding sequence ATGGCAAATAACGAATCCCTTCAACTGAACCTTGGATCACTGCGCAGTGCGATGTCGCTAACATTGCACACCCACCACGCATCGCGAATCTGGCATGGCCGGGCTGCCGGTGAGGGTCGGCCCGCCATCGTGGGCTTGAACGGCTTCATTGCTGTGATGAACAAAATGAAGCGTGGTGCGGAGCAGGACGACCCTTACAGCGATTGGTGGATGCTGAGGATAGAAGACAAACTGTCCCAGACCGGGACTACCCTGAAGACATTGCGGGAACAGGTCGACCAGGCGCTGGATGGAGTTCCCCCGGCACTGAGTCTGGGCGAAAACCTCAATGTGCAGCCCGTCAAGTTGCCGCTATTTGTGAATGCCCAATTGGGCTTTGCGGCGGTTTACCTGCTGGCCGACTACGACGATATTGCACGCAAGCTGATCCTAGCCCATCACACTGCCTTGATCGACCGCAGCACTCTTGAGCGCTGGCTCAATGATGGTGCCCATTCTCTGCGCAGCCTTTTCTCTCTGGCACAACATTATCGTTACTCTGGCTGCACGCGCGATGATTTTGCAACCAGAAACGCTGCCGCCCGGGCTGCGCTCGACAAGTTCGGTGAACTGCCGCAAGAAGTGATGGAGGGGACGCATCGATCACGCTTCGCCCCCGTCATCGCCAGGCGATCGGCCTCGGTATCGAAAACAGAAACAGCATTGGCAGAGCCGGAAGATAACAATGACACAAGCGAGGTGAACGAGGACAACAACGAAACCGAGGAGGTGCCAGACCTTGCCGAGTTGGATGCTGACTCCAGCGTCAACAACGAGGAGGAACCCACATGA
- a CDS encoding STY4528 family pathogenicity island replication protein — protein MDTLNTGATGPVPLRQLLDSALHQLNGAGPGDGFLFSGNRHESVPRGLLLDRRLTPLERNAWQVFRLLLSEDGITTFPTYDQLRPYLASMPCVAQASHETVARALTALRLTRWLSLARRRRDPRSGRILANLYVLHDEPLTPYEAIQIDPEYLGLISNSLTHASKSIKRLGHHVLNEWAVDPFLTQRSLPTRLQVLTLHLADNVQPPSATYPQPTLDHQSEEGEEALLRIGDPLSSDSEAGLKPSNHHSLPIPKQDRTVVLNIKTKEVRTVPRACELPGLCLPDHFSRLKNEQQAGALVALKQVEQEQRQAVLDEWAARCHTSTVRNPAGYLFGIIQKAVRGEFKAWATQKRAVITPASATPQIAVPSAPSASPESVRIHLARMRAMLNKTESGEQ, from the coding sequence ATGGATACATTGAATACGGGTGCAACTGGCCCCGTACCGCTCCGCCAACTACTCGATAGCGCCTTGCATCAGTTGAACGGTGCGGGGCCAGGTGATGGCTTTCTTTTCAGCGGCAACCGGCATGAGAGCGTGCCTCGTGGGCTACTGCTTGATCGCCGACTCACCCCGTTGGAGCGCAACGCCTGGCAGGTGTTCAGGTTGTTGCTCAGTGAAGATGGTATAACCACCTTTCCGACCTACGATCAATTACGCCCGTACCTGGCCTCCATGCCCTGTGTCGCCCAAGCCTCACATGAAACGGTAGCGCGTGCGCTGACTGCTTTGCGACTGACGCGCTGGCTCAGCCTGGCTCGTCGTCGACGCGATCCCCGCAGCGGTCGCATTCTGGCGAACCTGTACGTGCTGCATGATGAGCCGCTCACTCCCTACGAAGCCATACAGATCGACCCGGAGTACCTGGGCCTGATCAGTAACTCCCTTACCCATGCCAGTAAATCGATCAAGCGGCTTGGCCACCATGTGCTGAACGAGTGGGCGGTCGATCCTTTTCTGACCCAGCGCTCATTACCTACACGGCTCCAGGTTCTGACGCTGCACCTGGCGGATAATGTTCAGCCTCCCTCGGCGACTTACCCACAACCGACGCTGGATCACCAATCCGAAGAAGGGGAGGAGGCCTTACTTCGGATTGGTGATCCGCTGTCTTCGGATTCCGAAGCAGGGCTGAAACCCAGCAATCACCACTCACTTCCGATTCCGAAGCAGGACCGTACTGTAGTACTTAATATAAAAACAAAAGAAGTACGTACTGTACCGCGCGCATGTGAGTTGCCGGGACTGTGTTTGCCTGACCATTTCTCACGATTGAAGAACGAGCAGCAGGCAGGCGCATTGGTGGCTCTAAAACAAGTTGAACAGGAACAGCGTCAAGCGGTGCTGGACGAATGGGCCGCACGTTGCCACACCAGCACGGTTCGCAACCCAGCCGGCTACTTGTTCGGCATCATTCAGAAGGCGGTTCGCGGTGAGTTCAAGGCCTGGGCAACACAGAAACGGGCAGTTATTACACCTGCCAGTGCCACGCCGCAGATCGCTGTACCGTCAGCGCCGTCGGCCAGCCCGGAAAGCGTTCGCATCCACTTGGCACGCATGCGCGCCATGCTAAACAAGACCGAATCGGGTGAGCAGTAG
- the istB gene encoding IS21-like element helper ATPase IstB, with translation MSLLDSTVAQYRSLRLSATAGELTALLARAEANEMSYLNFAQSLVEHEINARSSSRVSRNLKQAQFPSEKHLEAFDYRHQTTITKRQVSALLDFSFIDNRDNLVFIGPPGVGKTHLAIGIGHKAVQAGYKVLFRTALALVEDLELAEMKGELKKRLNQLSKYDVLIIDELGYLPMTRQARYNLFQLINNLYEYRSVILTTNKDFTSWGEFFHNDNVAVPIIDRVIHHSHIFMLGGESYRLKQKTAG, from the coding sequence ATGAGCCTACTCGATAGCACCGTAGCGCAGTACCGCAGCCTTCGCCTCAGCGCGACCGCCGGTGAACTGACCGCCCTGCTGGCCAGGGCTGAAGCCAATGAGATGTCTTACCTGAATTTCGCCCAGTCGTTGGTTGAGCATGAGATCAACGCCCGTTCGAGTAGTCGTGTGAGCCGCAACCTCAAACAGGCCCAGTTCCCCTCGGAGAAGCACCTGGAGGCCTTTGATTACCGGCATCAGACCACGATCACCAAGCGACAGGTCAGTGCCTTGCTGGACTTCAGCTTTATCGATAACCGCGACAACCTGGTGTTCATTGGGCCACCGGGGGTGGGCAAGACCCACCTGGCCATTGGGATTGGCCACAAGGCCGTCCAGGCTGGCTACAAGGTGCTGTTCCGCACTGCACTGGCACTGGTCGAGGACCTGGAGTTGGCGGAGATGAAGGGCGAGCTGAAGAAGCGACTGAACCAGCTGAGCAAGTACGATGTGCTGATCATCGATGAGCTGGGCTACCTGCCGATGACCCGTCAGGCCCGGTATAACCTGTTCCAGTTGATCAACAACTTGTACGAGTACCGCTCGGTGATCCTGACCACCAACAAGGACTTCACCAGCTGGGGCGAGTTCTTCCATAACGACAACGTGGCAGTGCCCATCATTGACCGTGTAATCCACCATTCACACATTTTTATGCTGGGAGGGGAGAGCTACCGCTTGAAGCAGAAAACCGCCGGTTAG
- a CDS encoding ParB family protein, with the protein MADFTSEEMADKLLAAGFSRSGPVAQALSDPLVDTPVVVTLDELRAYELNPRLTRNPLYAEIKASIRERGLDAPPAITRRPDADHYIIRNGGNTRLAILRELWAETKDERFFRISCLFRPWPQHGEIVALTGHLAENELHGRLTFIERALGVEKARELYEQESDGALSQSELARRLAADGYPVPQPHISRMQETIRYLLPAIPNVLYSGLGRHQAERLVMLRKAADLIWQQHAPQKNMQGDFDAIFHDVLASFDAQPDAFSPKRVMDELVGQMADLLELDYSALELDIDNIDRRQRAVTSPPQMPASSETSVPETGALTDLQPSPATSAPALRDTASTPETPSEQHVVTKASGDDLPSAAGAALSGETEHENGNAVEATLQAHIVSPVDSTERLQAIQQLVANHTGEERPDFAETVLRAIPVQVGGLFPITDVWYIEPSLDAPDRLRIHLAQFAGEIAEEADMLDCIEAVGDGVGFICATDSGSPKTSSPFSLAVQALLCALSATHEEPSLSSSVRLEHVLGPLLHGVMPCDEHNMPRLSDNGLVKLFRMLRLARRLQDLETGAADRADN; encoded by the coding sequence ATGGCTGACTTCACATCTGAAGAGATGGCTGACAAGTTATTGGCAGCTGGCTTTTCACGCAGCGGTCCTGTGGCTCAAGCCTTGAGCGATCCCCTTGTTGATACGCCGGTGGTAGTAACGCTCGATGAACTGCGTGCTTACGAACTCAACCCAAGGCTAACGCGTAATCCACTCTACGCGGAGATTAAAGCCTCGATCCGTGAGCGCGGTCTGGATGCGCCACCGGCTATAACCAGGCGTCCTGATGCCGACCATTACATTATCCGCAACGGGGGTAATACACGCCTGGCGATCTTGCGGGAGCTATGGGCTGAGACAAAAGATGAGCGGTTCTTTCGAATCTCTTGCTTGTTCCGGCCTTGGCCGCAGCACGGTGAAATCGTCGCACTAACAGGCCATCTGGCAGAAAACGAACTTCATGGCAGGCTGACCTTCATTGAGCGTGCCTTGGGTGTCGAGAAGGCCAGAGAGTTGTACGAGCAGGAAAGCGATGGCGCCTTGTCTCAGAGCGAGCTCGCCCGCCGTCTTGCCGCGGATGGTTATCCTGTCCCACAACCGCATATCAGCAGAATGCAAGAAACCATTCGCTACCTGTTACCTGCAATTCCTAATGTTCTCTACAGCGGGTTAGGCCGTCATCAGGCGGAGCGCTTGGTGATGTTGCGCAAAGCGGCTGACCTGATCTGGCAACAACATGCGCCCCAGAAAAACATGCAGGGTGATTTTGATGCGATATTCCACGATGTGCTGGCATCCTTCGATGCGCAACCTGATGCATTCAGCCCCAAGCGGGTTATGGATGAGCTAGTTGGACAGATGGCCGATCTGTTGGAGCTCGATTACAGCGCGCTGGAACTGGATATCGATAATATCGACAGGCGCCAGCGTGCTGTGACAAGCCCACCGCAAATGCCGGCCAGCTCTGAGACATCCGTCCCCGAAACGGGTGCCCTTACAGACTTGCAGCCATCGCCAGCCACATCAGCACCAGCGCTCCGGGATACGGCGTCTACACCTGAAACACCCTCTGAACAGCATGTGGTCACAAAAGCATCAGGAGATGACCTGCCTTCTGCCGCCGGTGCAGCCTTGTCAGGGGAGACCGAACATGAGAACGGTAATGCCGTAGAAGCAACGCTGCAAGCCCATATCGTCTCACCTGTGGACAGTACCGAACGGCTGCAGGCTATCCAGCAATTGGTGGCGAATCACACGGGTGAAGAGCGCCCTGATTTTGCAGAGACTGTACTACGGGCCATCCCGGTCCAGGTAGGGGGGCTCTTTCCGATCACAGATGTCTGGTATATCGAGCCAAGTCTGGATGCGCCAGACCGTCTTCGTATCCACCTGGCCCAGTTTGCAGGTGAGATAGCCGAGGAAGCAGACATGCTGGACTGTATCGAGGCCGTCGGCGACGGGGTTGGCTTTATCTGCGCTACTGACAGTGGCAGCCCAAAGACTTCTTCACCGTTTAGCCTCGCTGTCCAGGCACTGTTATGCGCATTGAGCGCTACGCATGAGGAGCCGTCCCTGTCTTCGAGCGTCCGGCTGGAGCATGTGCTGGGGCCGTTGTTACATGGGGTCATGCCATGCGATGAGCACAACATGCCCCGACTGAGCGATAACGGTCTGGTCAAACTGTTTCGCATGCTGCGTCTTGCTCGTCGGCTGCAAGATCTGGAGACCGGCGCAGCAGATCGAGCAGACAACTGA
- a CDS encoding DUF2857 domain-containing protein, whose product MSGPHPLNQAVVAQALHDLRNGQMRRCLSMGFGERELDVLKQPALVALLADARVPWCTVTVNRDVLWRLVNQMHEIESEIATVDRMLRLGASTEMVCAFYGLTHQEVALRRDILELPKRKGRHPVLSEEQETDLWHRWKPAVAERDIPLNDDASMLTLTMDLAETMALPVSVIWSVIRSWIDQGLA is encoded by the coding sequence ATGTCGGGGCCACATCCTTTGAATCAAGCCGTTGTAGCTCAGGCTCTGCATGATCTGCGCAATGGCCAAATGCGCAGATGCTTATCCATGGGCTTTGGGGAGCGTGAGCTTGATGTGCTGAAACAGCCGGCGCTGGTTGCCTTGCTTGCCGACGCACGCGTGCCTTGGTGCACTGTCACAGTGAACCGCGACGTGCTCTGGCGGCTGGTCAACCAGATGCATGAAATCGAGTCTGAAATCGCTACGGTTGATCGTATGCTGCGGCTTGGAGCCAGTACCGAGATGGTCTGTGCTTTCTATGGATTGACGCATCAGGAGGTGGCGCTGCGTCGGGACATTCTTGAGCTGCCCAAGCGCAAGGGGCGTCATCCTGTGTTGAGTGAAGAACAGGAGACCGATTTATGGCATCGATGGAAACCTGCTGTTGCTGAGCGCGATATCCCTCTCAACGACGATGCCTCGATGCTCACTCTGACCATGGATCTGGCTGAAACCATGGCTCTACCGGTGTCGGTCATTTGGAGCGTCATACGGAGCTGGATCGACCAGGGCCTTGCCTGA
- a CDS encoding ParA family protein gives MQVLSLISTKGGVGKTTIAANLGGFFADAGFRVLLLDLDTQPTLSSYYTLVHRATGGTYELLAFNEQDLTKIVSRTAINGLDIIVSNDEHRQLNTLLLHAADGRLRLRNLLAIFKPHYDLVLIDTQGARSVLLEMAVLASNLAISPITPEILAARELHRGSLQLMEEMTPYRHLGIQPPQLHLLINRVPAVSSNARLVQQTLRLVFRKHPGVHALESVVPAIVAFARAATRGRPVHQVERRRPAGRQTPAALEIVCNLATELFPQWQARFVLVTGRGPYVHRV, from the coding sequence ATGCAAGTATTGTCATTGATAAGTACCAAAGGCGGAGTTGGTAAAACTACGATTGCGGCCAATCTTGGTGGCTTCTTTGCCGATGCCGGTTTTCGGGTTTTGTTGCTCGATCTTGATACTCAACCCACGCTGTCCTCGTACTACACACTTGTCCATCGAGCCACTGGAGGCACCTACGAACTGCTTGCCTTCAATGAGCAAGACCTGACGAAGATCGTGTCACGCACGGCTATCAACGGCCTTGATATCATTGTGTCGAATGACGAGCACCGGCAGTTGAACACCTTGCTGTTGCATGCTGCAGATGGACGCTTGCGGTTGCGCAATTTGTTGGCGATATTCAAACCGCACTACGATCTGGTACTGATTGATACTCAAGGTGCTCGCAGCGTTCTGTTGGAAATGGCCGTATTAGCCTCCAATCTGGCTATCTCGCCAATTACTCCGGAGATCCTGGCTGCTCGTGAGCTGCACCGTGGCTCGTTGCAACTGATGGAGGAGATGACTCCTTATCGCCATCTTGGCATTCAGCCCCCTCAATTGCATCTGTTGATCAACCGGGTTCCAGCCGTTTCCTCCAACGCGCGGCTGGTACAGCAGACGTTGCGGTTGGTGTTCCGGAAACATCCAGGCGTACATGCTCTGGAGTCAGTGGTTCCCGCCATCGTAGCGTTTGCGCGTGCGGCAACCAGGGGGCGGCCTGTCCACCAGGTTGAACGCCGACGTCCAGCGGGTCGCCAAACACCAGCGGCATTGGAGATCGTTTGCAACCTTGCTACAGAGTTGTTTCCCCAGTGGCAGGCTCGGTTTGTTCTAGTCACCGGTAGGGGGCCTTATGTCCACCGTGTGTAA
- a CDS encoding DUF3158 family protein: MSSDSFSGLNRSRFVSLEQTDFQRLEHAAYLKGLLKPFKGKGDLENWASQCRALRDGMIELAQRRILVQASAYPFRLLPVELAQQPTGAGTTFLRWRRLDRSAMGVALWQKMLLSSATPDSLIDDLFTMECQRIVHNMQISLTHSIARQALECASKMGQAEATYLRRLDVGSRPTPNTSTEAP, translated from the coding sequence ATGAGTTCGGACTCATTTTCTGGCCTGAATCGAAGCCGCTTCGTCAGCCTTGAACAGACAGACTTCCAGAGACTGGAACACGCAGCCTATCTAAAAGGCCTTTTAAAACCTTTTAAAGGTAAGGGGGATCTGGAGAACTGGGCCAGCCAATGCCGTGCGTTACGCGACGGCATGATAGAGCTGGCGCAACGACGGATATTGGTGCAAGCGAGCGCTTATCCCTTCCGGTTGTTGCCAGTCGAACTGGCCCAGCAGCCCACTGGCGCAGGCACGACATTTCTTCGCTGGCGCAGGCTCGATCGCTCAGCCATGGGGGTGGCGCTGTGGCAGAAGATGCTGCTGAGCAGCGCAACACCAGACAGCCTGATCGATGACCTGTTCACAATGGAGTGCCAGCGCATCGTACACAACATGCAAATCAGCCTGACTCACAGTATTGCCCGACAGGCCCTGGAATGCGCCAGCAAGATGGGGCAGGCCGAGGCGACTTATCTGCGCCGGCTTGATGTTGGCAGCAGACCCACACCCAATACCTCGACGGAGGCACCATGA
- the istA gene encoding IS21 family transposase, translated as MIHKIKGLYDQGRGLSVRAISRELGISRNTVRKYLHLDETQISVAIADPSRTKLLDGHRDYLINQLIQFPALSAVKLARRLRERSVDLAVSDRSIRRYVQTLKQQVACGQFRYYEPVVESVPGVQCQVDPGELRGVMIGGVERVVHFVVFVLSCSRLMYVGLSFRPLDTERFIQMHDEAFRYFGGVTEECIYDQTKMVVISEQYRELTLNQRFHQYATTAGYRIHACEGYDPESKGKVEAGVKYVKRDCFYGEQFADENAVHQHLHDWLETVANARVHGTTGQHPREHFEALERSQLKPYLVPQSLLHLMPARETRKVDKTGLISWQANKYSVPMAWQQARVGVSAQDNQLLIHDLESGELIATHDLCKAKGRMIKNNNHYRDQTQRITDLEHSIDAILSDDLGSALCQLLKRTSPRIYKDQLVAVRDLLMAHAPVDTKLLGELCERSELTATGLRRYLEAWQQARARGRAISDREYAPEAGSRVGHADLNAYAHVGQSTGHGVTP; from the coding sequence GTGATTCACAAGATCAAGGGGTTGTACGACCAGGGCCGGGGTTTGTCGGTCCGTGCCATCAGCCGTGAGCTGGGGATTTCCCGGAATACCGTACGCAAGTATCTTCACCTGGATGAAACGCAGATCAGCGTCGCCATTGCTGACCCTTCGCGGACCAAGCTGCTCGACGGGCACCGTGATTATCTGATCAATCAGCTGATCCAGTTTCCAGCACTCAGTGCGGTCAAGTTGGCCCGACGTCTGAGAGAGCGCAGCGTTGATCTGGCGGTATCTGACCGGAGCATCCGCCGGTATGTACAAACGCTCAAGCAGCAGGTTGCCTGCGGCCAGTTCCGCTATTACGAACCGGTCGTTGAGTCGGTGCCGGGCGTTCAGTGCCAGGTCGATCCCGGTGAGTTGCGTGGCGTCATGATCGGCGGCGTGGAGCGCGTGGTGCATTTTGTGGTTTTTGTGTTGTCCTGTTCCCGGCTAATGTATGTCGGCCTGAGCTTCCGTCCGTTGGATACCGAGCGTTTTATCCAGATGCATGACGAGGCATTCCGTTACTTCGGCGGCGTCACTGAGGAGTGCATTTACGACCAGACCAAGATGGTGGTGATCAGCGAGCAATATCGAGAGCTGACGCTCAACCAGCGCTTCCACCAGTATGCAACCACGGCTGGCTATCGTATCCATGCCTGTGAGGGCTATGACCCGGAGAGCAAGGGCAAGGTGGAGGCCGGCGTCAAGTACGTCAAGCGTGACTGTTTCTATGGCGAGCAATTTGCGGACGAGAACGCCGTTCACCAGCATCTGCATGACTGGCTTGAGACCGTAGCCAATGCGCGTGTGCACGGCACGACCGGACAGCATCCTCGGGAGCATTTCGAGGCGCTGGAGCGCAGCCAGCTCAAGCCCTATCTGGTCCCGCAGAGCCTGCTGCACTTGATGCCTGCAAGAGAAACGCGCAAGGTCGACAAGACCGGGCTGATCTCCTGGCAGGCTAACAAGTATTCGGTACCCATGGCTTGGCAGCAAGCCCGTGTCGGTGTCAGCGCACAGGACAACCAGCTGCTGATCCATGACCTGGAGAGCGGCGAGCTCATCGCCACCCATGACCTGTGCAAGGCCAAGGGCCGGATGATCAAGAACAACAACCACTACCGAGACCAGACCCAGCGCATTACCGATCTGGAACACAGCATTGATGCGATCCTCTCCGATGATCTGGGCTCTGCCCTGTGCCAATTGCTTAAGCGGACCTCACCGCGTATCTACAAGGACCAACTGGTCGCCGTGCGTGATCTGCTCATGGCCCACGCGCCGGTTGATACCAAGCTGTTGGGTGAGTTGTGCGAGCGCAGCGAGCTGACCGCCACCGGACTCAGGCGCTACCTCGAAGCCTGGCAGCAAGCCAGGGCGCGAGGACGCGCCATCAGTGACCGCGAGTATGCGCCGGAGGCGGGTAGCCGCGTCGGCCATGCCGATCTGAATGCTTACGCCCACGTTGGCCAGTCGACTGGCCACGGAGTGACCCCATGA
- a CDS encoding AlpA family transcriptional regulator: MNQQTTSSEANIERRILRRPEVEAKTGFKRAHIYNMMSVGKFPQAIRIGVRAVGWDSVEIEEWLTERRNERS, encoded by the coding sequence ATGAACCAGCAAACAACTTCCAGCGAGGCCAATATTGAACGCCGCATATTGCGTCGGCCAGAAGTAGAAGCAAAAACCGGTTTTAAACGCGCTCATATCTACAACATGATGAGTGTGGGTAAGTTTCCTCAAGCTATCCGCATTGGCGTGCGTGCAGTGGGTTGGGACTCAGTCGAGATAGAAGAATGGCTTACAGAGCGGCGAAATGAACGGTCATGA